A stretch of DNA from Montipora foliosa isolate CH-2021 chromosome 4, ASM3666993v2, whole genome shotgun sequence:
actgatttaaacacgaattttgttcttcttctggctctcctcactagccgccatctttctttcgacattaaaccaattagagttcatgtgagaaaagcaccaatcagcgatctttttagttcactgtgtgccagggtcttctcaagacccgccgccatattgaaagccgagaagaccctgggtacGAGGTTGCTCCATATCCAAACGTTTGAGGGTACTTTTGAATGTGACTCTGGCTTTTCTGCTTGTCGTCAAGTGGGCGTACATTAATTTGAGATGAAAATcgcacgtgtagccacccttgaactggcgacgcgacgggtgaaaaaatcgcaagaaaaaagtcaccagagttgaaacttttgcgacaaaatcgcagagatagttgcccgtgtagACACCCTGCAactgtttatagtgcccaggtctcttgCGAGCCgtcaatttgtcgccaaaatttgtcacaaatgtagccaccctggcgcgcaggcgacgcgacaaaatctgaaaaaaatcgcatcaccggcgcgagacaaagatcgctcgtgtagccgcagCCTTAAAGGTGGGGAATaaactgttttctcttttgcaTGCCGGAAGCGTGATGTGCAATGACTGTAACCAGTCAGCAAACTCTGCCACAGTAATAACTTCCAAACTGTCACAGCCATTTTATTTTCGTGTGGGGTCAGAGACCGAGAAGAGAATGAGCGCCAAAGGTAGCGGCAGAAACTGTTCTACAAACTAATTATAGTAGTTAGCAAGTCTTGGAAGTGATACGTCCTTAACTGTTTCTCTTCCAGAAAAACACATGTTGGTGCCATAATGAGGCTCCTGTGGCTAAGCCCGTTAAGGTCGCTAAGATCACCGTGACAAAACCGTTAAAAAGTGTATCTCTGGCTTTCTCAGTAATGGTGATCTCAGTTGTGGTTGATCTATAAAAAGAAGGAAGTTTTTACTccttaaattacatgtaaacaaaattacaggacggaaaaattaagcacgtttagtcaacatttgtattctagcaaaaaAGCGACAGCTACAATCATatagccccatttacacgagcaatttttccttgacaagttttccttgacaaggaaaaattgctcgtgtagatggggaatagtggacaaattttccttgtcaaggaaaatctggcatgctagcttttccttgacaaggaaaaattgtcaagtctgaaatttgctcgtgtagatggacaacaaggaaaatgtgacaaggaaaacttgtcatattcttcatttacactaccaagaaaaacttgtcaaggaaaacttgtcaaggaaaacttgctagtgtgtacagtcggcaagttttccttgacaagtggacttgtcaaggaaaaattgctcgtgtaaatggggcttattGCAGCGAAAAAACGACAGCGACATTTTGTCTCTAGCCAAATAGGCGACATgtgggctggaaaatgagcgacaaagcgacatcagaAGCCCCCTTGGAAGGCCTCACACATGCGATCATTGTTAGCGGACAGTTCATAAGGGGCTCTGTCGCAAAATCCCCATAATAACTTTACAGTTTGTTCAACATTTCGAGAGTGAAAAGCCAGACTCTATTTACTGTCTTATAAGTAAGGGTTTCTTAAAacgtttaacaataaaaataaacggtAAAAAACGACCTTTCGACCGtacttcggtcattatcaagtgaatgGTAAAATTAAAGcagtgaatatatatatatctatatctatatctatatatatatatctatctatctatctatctatctatatatatatatctatatctatatctatatctatatatatatatatatatatatattttatgtagggtgggagggggaatctggacaactgattgcctcacaaatcaggatcgcctcactactccccagtcgatcggctatgcacggtcctatccccttaagaattagttaatagtagattgaggagaggaatctggacaactgattgcatgagtgaaaatgtggttcggctgggaattgaacccgggtctccagattactagtcggatgccttaaccacatATATACAAACCCGTTTTCAAAatcgttgcaatttcaaagtatatgatatttatatgccttttgttttctcatcagaaaggtgagacacgaagcatgtgtatttcacgctgaCGGAACAATAAGTTTTTCTCCTAACAAAACcaatattcaaaaattgacagacaaattcaaaggaaaagccaCTTGTATTTCCTTCACGGAAGCAGTCCTTATCAATGCCTGCTCCATATAGCTTGGATCGTCACTGGCGTATCATAGAGCTGCACTTTGTAGAGAACAAAACTAAGAGGTCCATAGCGCGCCGTTTAAGGACATCAATCTCTCAAGAATAGGAAAGCAATCGGACTCAATTCGTGCTAAGGTTTTTAATTAGCTTTTACTAGTTTTCTCTTTGTATGTTTTTATTGTCCGTTTACACCTGCAAATATTTGTATTCTTCTTATAtgcatatatacatatattcaCTGTTTCAATTTTACGATTCAGTTGATAATGATCGAAgtacggtcgaaacgtcgttttttacaatttatttttatcgCTATATTATTAATCGCTACGGAACGGGCTGCGGAGGAAAGTAATGGATTGCGTTGAAAaggtaatttctttcttttcgcgCCTCATCTTGTCCACATCGCCATAAAACATTACTACTCATCCACCAAAAATCgaaaagtgaaatttactgtcTTTTTTAATTGTCACAGATAGTAATGAATTGCAGTAAAAAGGCGCTATCTTTTCACACCCCCATGATCTTGAAGACATTGTCAAGAGTTTTCCGTCAGTTCATATCGATGTGGCCGAAAAAGAGAAAATCTCTCCTTGACAAATCTACGTTGATTGGTTTCCAGGAGCCCGCTGTTTAAATTTGAGCAATGTGTCTCCCATCGTCTTATAATAATTACTAAAAGATTATAGTTATCAGCTGCAGCTTACTTTTAGGTCAATAATGCAGTACATCTGCCAGATCTTCATGTGTTTGTTCGGCTCCATTTTGAGCAAAAATGCTTCGATCCTCTTGGCTGACATCACTGACTTTCAGAGTTTTAGTATCGAACGCGAGATTAAGATCGATTTAAAGTGGCCCTAAccttaaattattttgaaatttcagcACCATAACTGAAATATGTTTGGTTTGCTGTAGGTGATCTCTACAAGTATaaatgtatacccatgtatatgtTTTTCTCGGCAAGGAAAATATTTGAGGTTAGCATTACTTTAAAGCAAGAAACGAGAAAATAGAGTTATCAAGACGTGACAGGATATGTGATATTGGAAACTAGTAGTTTTGTTATTCCGCTTTTGAATCTGAAGGTCGGTATCATTCCAGGAATTAGATAGAACAGGGGCAATCGTGATTTCGATGCAATTTCCATGCAAGCTCCGTTCATTATTCGGAGGCTGTACAGCAGTGTCTCTTTAATGTGTTTTTTATACTTTGACGAACTTCTCGATATCGCCAGAAGTAAACCAGAGGATTTAAGGACGAATTGAGAAGAACGAAGAATTGTGTCACCAAGGAAACTACCAAAGAGTCGCTGGAGCTATCTGTGATCATAAGTGATAAAACAGAGCAATAATGTGGGAGGTAACATACAGCAAATACTGCATAAATATACACGACATTAAAAGCAGACTTGCGTTCTCGGAAATGAATCGTTGCTTGCGAATTTTGCTGATGAATTTGATTCTGATGATATCTTGCTGCTTTGTAAATGCGGAAGTATGCAAATGTTGTCAACGGAAATCCTACAGATAGAAAAATCATGGTAACTGTCACAAACAGGTTGAAGTTGACAAAAGCAAAAGCAGGAGGGACACAACTTGCAATCCATATAGCTACCAAGACTATGATGACACGCTTGGAAGTAACCAGCTCGTTATATCTCAGATGGAAAGAAATAGCGAGAAGTCTCTCAGCAGCAATGGTGATGAGATTCAGGAACGACGCGAAAGCGAGAAAATACAGTAAGAACCGACACGAAGTATAAAAGATTGGGCACAGTACGTCTAAATTGTCACCATGTTCATCCGCAGTGATGTTAGCGGCAACTCCAAGCATCAACTGAGCTAACAATCCCACTGCAAGATCAGAGAACCCAAGACTCAGGAGCAACCTTCTCATGTTAGTGGGTAACGATGATGTTTTCCACAAAGCTGTAATGGCCAAAGCATTTCCAATTATTGC
This window harbors:
- the LOC138001043 gene encoding adenosine receptor A2a-like is translated as MADQFCRSQLHEIQVIAETHRTTLFTISILHFLFSPVAIIGNALAITALWKTSSLPTNMRRLLLSLGFSDLAVGLLAQLMLGVAANITADEHGDNLDVLCPIFYTSCRFLLYFLAFASFLNLITIAAERLLAISFHLRYNELVTSKRVIIVLVAIWIASCVPPAFAFVNFNLFVTVTMIFLSVGFPLTTFAYFRIYKAARYHQNQIHQQNSQATIHFRERKSAFNVVYIYAVFAVCYLPHYCSVLSLMITDSSSDSLVVSLVTQFFVLLNSSLNPLVYFWRYREVRQSIKNTLKRHCCTASE